In Macrobrachium rosenbergii isolate ZJJX-2024 chromosome 16, ASM4041242v1, whole genome shotgun sequence, a single genomic region encodes these proteins:
- the LOC136846954 gene encoding uncharacterized protein YagA-like codes for MAQSRPYDGGISIACASAFLSPRVSRFGIPNHITSDRGTTFMSQLWTSLNCLLGTQLHHATTYHPESNDMVERFHRTLKAGLMPCCNFLTWYSQLPRVLLGLRTTPKEGLDLSAAEMVYGNPLVIPAKFFSDNNTSPDIIRLRTIIGKFAHENSPLTTHPISQMTRPLSPGICILQHTCSSKPMPFNSL; via the coding sequence ATGGCCCAAAGCCGCCCCTATGACGGAGGCATCAGCATAGCATGTGCCAGTGCTTTCCTCTCACCACGGGTGTCCAGATTTGGCATACCCAATCACATCACCTCCGACAGAGGCACTACCTTCATGTCGCAGCTCTGGACATCCCTAAACTGCCTCCTTGGCACCCAGTTGCATCACGCAACCACCTACCATCCCGAATCCAATGACATGGTTGAGAGGTTCCACCGCACCTTGAAAGCAGGCCTGATGCCCTGCTGCAACTTCTTGACCTGGTACTCTCAGCTTCCACGGGTCCTCCTTGGCCTTCGGACCACACCTAAAGAGGGCCTTGACCTGTCAGCAGCCGAGATGGTGTATGGAAATCCGCTTGTGATACCTGCCAAATTCTTCTCCGACAATAACACCTCACCTGACATCATCAGACTCCGGACCATCATCGGAAAATTTGCCCATGAAAATTCGCCTCTGACCACCCATCCTATAAGCCAAATGACAAGACCTTTATCCCCAGGGATCTGCATACTGCAACACACGTGTTCATCAAAACCTATGCCATTCAACAGCCTTTAA